A genomic window from Elaeis guineensis isolate ETL-2024a chromosome 3, EG11, whole genome shotgun sequence includes:
- the LOC105041574 gene encoding uncharacterized protein — protein sequence MLPFPDPQNFMERSISQVELNPPPPKPEHSNFFFPFSPSNVNSDDLHDMLSTHPILPFAASMASIPQPPPSTLPSNVNSIATTTPPMRSSTAVRKDRHNKILTAMGPRDRRMRLSLEVARKFFDLQDMLGFDRASKTVQWLLTTSKAAIEKLTVASRPGDRAFTNESHRNIESSTSECEDVSTVSDHKGKSLHVVATSGTEAKRPSAKRAKQPRKAAFHPNIARENRTRARARARERTREKKWMSSAMSKDGGNQWASSSLPLVTIEEESDGHDLKSSLDLVAEVEERCSSMPNQHDKHSKERAPEVPLEGGSLPISILDYGHNFMSINDTISIFQEQWDMEGTPRPWEAFNNSSIA from the coding sequence ATGTTGCCATTCCCTGACCCTCAAAACTTCATGGAAAGGTCAATTTCCCAAGTGGAGCTGAACCCTCCTCCTCCCAAACCGGAACATTCCAACTTTTTCTTCCCCTTCTCACCCTCCAACGTAAACTCCGACGACCTTCACGATATGCTCTCCACCCACCCCATCCTTCCCTTTGCCGCTTCCATGGCCAGCATCCCGCAACCACCCCCATCCACTCTACCATCCAACGTTAATTCCATTGCGACCACCACGCCGCCAATGAGGAGCAGCACAGCGGTGAGGAAGGACAGGCACAACAAGATCCTGACCGCGATGGGGCCGAGGGACCGAAGGATGAGACTCTCTCTCGAGGTGGCCCGCAAGTTCTTCGACCTCCAGGACATGCTTGGCTTTGACAGGGCCAGCAAGACGGTTCAATGGCTCCTAACCACGTCCAAAGCAGCTATTGAAAAGCTAACTGTCGCCTCCCGACCTGGAGACCGCGCCTTCACTAATGAAAGCCACAGGAATATTGAGTCGTCTACATCGGAGTGCGAGGACGTCTCCACTGTCTCCGACCACAAGGGCAAGTCCCTGCACGTGGTCGCCACTTCTGGTACTGAAGCAAAGAGGCCCAGCGCGAAAAGGGCTAAGCAGCCAAGGAAAGCAGCATTCCATCCCAATATTGCACGAGAGAATAGGACCAGGGCCAGGGCAAGGGCAAGGGAGAGGACAAGAGAGAAGAAATGGATGAGCAGTGCAATGTCGAAGGATGGAGGTAACCAGTGGGCATCCTCGTCACTCCCCCTTGTCACTATTGAGGAGGAATCCGATGGTCACGACCTGAAGTCATCGTTGGACTTGGTGGCTGAAGTGGAAGAGAGATGTTCTTCCATGCCAAATCAGCATGACAAGCATTCCAAGGAGAGAGCTCCTGAGGTCCCATTGGAGGGTGGATCGCTTCCAATTTCTATTTTGGACTATGGCCACAACTTCATGAGCATCAACGACACCATCAGCATCTTCCAAGAGCAATGGGACATGGAGGGAACTCCGAGGCCATGGGAGGCCTTTAACAACAGTTCCATCGCCTGA